In one window of Dyella thiooxydans DNA:
- a CDS encoding family 43 glycosylhydrolase — MTTLLRSRLTCALPLALASIAPAAGAAVNPHGRTWANPMDVDYRYNFEQMNQGISYRTGADPAVVRYGDAYYLFQTLADGYWHSTDLVHWNFVTPDKWPFDSEVAPATLVAGAKLFLMRSTTDPEPLLYSTDPAHGHWKFWTRLMPPLPNAVSSSTEYRIKPGQLPPGPWDPGLFQDNDGKVYMYWGSSNVYPMYGQQIDLKLGDETEGEGKRLAWLGAAKSLLRLHPDQHGWERFGRDHTDETTKPFIEGAWMNRHGDRYYLQYAAPGTEYNAYATGVYTSDHPLGPFTYAPYNPVGYKPGGFVQGAGHGSTFEDAYGNVWNTGTNWIGLNWNFERRIDLYPAGFHDDGQMWVDTRFGDFPQRMPDHKLKPGESTFTGWMLLSWHKHATASSQVPGHGPGQVTDENPRSFWLAAANTPGQTLTLDLGGPRTVDAIQVSYADYQSDRYGDAPDLVTQFVLEGSSDGSHWQTLADLSHETRDHANAYVELDAPARIRYVRYVHRHVGARHLAISDLRVFGHEDGPPPPAPVLVSATRDKDPRNATITWKPVPGAVGYNVRWGLRADRLHETYQRFADQPTTLQLRALSKGVRYVVAVEAFDERGVSTLSRTITLDP; from the coding sequence ATGACGACACTGCTCCGCTCCCGCCTCACTTGCGCCCTGCCGCTTGCACTGGCCTCGATCGCCCCCGCCGCCGGTGCCGCGGTCAATCCGCACGGCCGTACCTGGGCCAATCCGATGGACGTGGACTACCGCTACAACTTCGAGCAGATGAACCAGGGCATCTCCTACCGCACCGGCGCCGACCCCGCGGTGGTGCGCTACGGCGATGCGTACTACCTGTTCCAGACCCTGGCCGACGGCTACTGGCACTCCACCGACCTGGTGCACTGGAATTTCGTCACACCCGACAAGTGGCCGTTCGACAGCGAAGTGGCGCCGGCCACCCTGGTCGCCGGCGCCAAGCTGTTCCTGATGCGCTCGACCACCGACCCGGAACCGCTGCTCTACTCCACCGACCCGGCGCATGGGCACTGGAAGTTCTGGACCCGGCTGATGCCGCCGCTGCCGAACGCGGTGAGCTCTTCCACCGAATACAGGATCAAGCCCGGCCAGCTGCCGCCCGGACCATGGGATCCGGGCCTGTTCCAGGACAACGACGGCAAGGTCTACATGTACTGGGGTTCGTCCAACGTCTATCCGATGTACGGGCAGCAGATCGACCTCAAGCTCGGCGACGAGACCGAAGGCGAAGGCAAGCGGCTGGCCTGGCTCGGCGCGGCGAAATCGCTGCTGCGGCTGCACCCGGACCAGCACGGCTGGGAGCGCTTCGGCCGCGACCACACCGACGAGACCACCAAGCCCTTCATCGAAGGTGCGTGGATGAACCGCCACGGCGACCGCTACTACCTGCAGTACGCCGCACCCGGCACCGAGTACAACGCCTACGCCACCGGCGTTTACACCAGCGATCATCCCTTGGGACCCTTCACCTACGCGCCATACAACCCGGTCGGCTACAAGCCGGGCGGTTTCGTGCAGGGCGCCGGCCACGGTTCCACCTTCGAGGATGCCTACGGCAACGTGTGGAACACCGGCACCAACTGGATCGGCCTGAACTGGAATTTCGAGCGGCGCATCGATCTCTACCCGGCCGGCTTCCACGACGACGGCCAGATGTGGGTGGACACCCGCTTCGGCGATTTCCCGCAGCGCATGCCCGACCACAAGCTCAAGCCCGGCGAGAGCACCTTCACCGGCTGGATGCTGCTGTCCTGGCACAAGCACGCCACCGCGTCCTCGCAGGTGCCCGGCCATGGGCCGGGCCAGGTCACCGACGAGAATCCGCGCAGCTTCTGGCTGGCCGCCGCCAACACCCCCGGCCAGACCCTGACGCTGGATCTCGGCGGCCCACGCACGGTGGACGCGATCCAGGTCAGCTACGCCGACTACCAGTCCGACCGCTACGGCGACGCGCCCGACCTGGTCACCCAGTTCGTACTGGAGGGCTCGAGCGACGGCAGCCACTGGCAGACCCTGGCCGACCTCTCGCACGAGACGCGCGACCACGCCAACGCCTACGTCGAACTCGACGCTCCCGCCCGCATCCGCTACGTGCGCTACGTGCATCGGCACGTCGGTGCGAGGCACCTGGCGATCTCCGACCTGCGCGTGTTCGGCCACGAGGACGGTCCGCCGCCGCCGGCGCCGGTACTGGTCTCGGCCACCCGCGACAAGGACCCCCGCAATGCCACCATCACCTGGAAGCCGGTGCCCGGCGCGGTGGGCTACAACGTGCGCTGGGGCCTGCGCGCCGATCGCCTGCACGAGACCTACCAGCGCTTCGCCGACCAGCCGACCACCCTGCAGCTGCGCGCGCTGAGCAAGGGTGTGCGCTATGTGGTGGCGGTGGAGGCGTTCGATGAGCGGGGCGTGTCCACCCTGTCGCGCACGATCACGCTCGATCCGTGA
- a CDS encoding glutathione S-transferase family protein: MITVHHLENSRSQRILWLLEELGQPYEIKRYARDRKTMLAPPELRAVHPLGKSPVITDDELVVAESGAIVEYLADRYGDGRLLAAPGTPERRRQSYWLHYAEGSAMPPLLLKLVFQRIEKAPAPFFARPIVRDVATKAQRGFVDPQVTTHLDYMEGELGQAAWFGGETFSVADIQLSFPLEAAAARGGLTAARWPRLAAFLERIHAMPAYRRALERGGDYRLG, encoded by the coding sequence ATGATCACCGTCCACCACCTCGAAAACTCGCGCTCGCAGCGCATCCTGTGGCTGCTGGAGGAACTCGGCCAGCCTTACGAGATCAAGCGCTACGCTCGCGACCGCAAGACCATGCTGGCACCACCCGAGCTGCGCGCCGTGCATCCTCTGGGCAAGTCGCCGGTCATCACCGACGACGAACTCGTCGTGGCCGAGTCCGGCGCCATCGTCGAGTACCTGGCCGACCGCTACGGCGACGGCCGGCTGCTGGCCGCCCCCGGCACGCCGGAGCGACGACGCCAGAGTTACTGGCTGCATTACGCCGAGGGCTCGGCGATGCCGCCGCTGCTGCTCAAGCTGGTGTTCCAGCGGATCGAAAAGGCACCGGCTCCGTTCTTCGCCCGGCCGATCGTCCGCGACGTGGCAACCAAGGCACAGCGAGGCTTCGTGGACCCGCAGGTCACCACGCACCTGGACTACATGGAGGGCGAGCTCGGCCAGGCAGCATGGTTCGGCGGCGAGACCTTCAGCGTCGCCGACATCCAGTTGAGCTTCCCACTGGAGGCCGCCGCCGCGCGCGGCGGACTCACCGCTGCACGCTGGCCTCGCCTGGCCGCCTTCCTCGAGCGCATCCACGCCATGCCGGCCTATCGGCGCGCCCTGGAGCGGGGCGGGGACTACCGGCTGGGCTGA
- the aceE gene encoding pyruvate dehydrogenase (acetyl-transferring), homodimeric type, whose protein sequence is MDQLDDILHQDIDPTETNEWIESLNAVISHDGTERAHYLLEKMVDSTRRAGGYLPFDPTTEYVNTIAPQNEAKSPGDATMEWRIRTLIRWNAMAMVVRANRKPGELGGHIASFASSATLYDVGFNHFWRAPSADHPGDLVFHQGHSSPGVYARSFLEGRIAEEQMDLFRMEVVGKGRGLSSYPHPWLMPDYWQVPTVSMGLGPIQAIYQAQFWKYLEHRGLIPKSDRKIWCFLGDGETDEPESLGAIALAGREGLDNLIFVINCNLQRLDGPVRGNGKIIQELEGVFRGAGWNAIKVVWGSYWDPLLARDTSGTLRKLMMETVDGEYQACKAFGGKYTREHFFNKYPETAQLVANLSDDDIWRLNRGGHDPHKVYAAYHQAVNTQGMPTVILAKTVKGYGMGAAGESQNPTHQQKKLDADAVRHFRDRFNIPVPDEKLADVPYYHPGKDSPEVQYMLERRKALGGSLPQRRRKADQKITAPELSAFEQITKGSGEREISTTMALVRGMNLLLRDKQLGERVVPIVADEARTFGMEGMFRQIGIYAPFGQKYRPQDADQLLYYREDIKGQVLQEGISEAGGMGAWMAAATSYSISNVAMLPFFIYYSMFGFQRIGDMCWAAGDMRARGFLVGGTAGRTTLNGEGLQHEDGHSHLMSGAIPNVKSYDPTFSYEVAVILQDGTRRMMQEQEDVYYYLTVMNENYQHPDMPAGCEEGIIKGMYLFRDCGVSTNGNGKGKGKAKAPCVQLLGSGTILREVIAAAELLEKDFGVHADIWSCPSFIELRRDGFDAERWNRLHPEAEQRVPYVTGLLQDRAGPVVAATDYVREFADQIRAFIPEGKRYTVLGTDGFGRSDTRAHLRDFFEVDRYWIAHAALAALAKDGLVNAKDVARAIKEYKLDPEKPNPITQ, encoded by the coding sequence ATGGATCAGCTCGACGACATCCTCCATCAGGACATCGATCCCACCGAGACCAACGAGTGGATCGAATCGCTCAATGCGGTGATCAGCCATGACGGCACCGAGCGCGCGCATTACCTGCTGGAAAAGATGGTCGACTCCACGCGGCGCGCCGGTGGCTACCTGCCGTTCGACCCGACCACCGAGTACGTCAACACCATCGCGCCGCAGAACGAGGCCAAGTCGCCGGGCGACGCCACGATGGAATGGCGCATCCGCACCCTGATCCGCTGGAACGCGATGGCGATGGTGGTGCGGGCCAACCGCAAGCCGGGCGAGCTGGGCGGGCATATCGCCAGCTTCGCCTCCTCGGCCACGCTGTACGACGTGGGTTTCAACCACTTCTGGCGTGCGCCCAGCGCCGATCACCCGGGTGACCTGGTGTTCCACCAGGGCCACTCCAGCCCGGGCGTGTACGCGCGTTCCTTCCTGGAAGGCCGCATCGCCGAGGAGCAGATGGACCTGTTCCGCATGGAAGTGGTGGGCAAGGGCCGCGGCCTGTCGTCCTACCCGCACCCGTGGCTGATGCCGGACTACTGGCAGGTGCCCACGGTGTCGATGGGCCTGGGTCCGATCCAGGCGATCTACCAGGCGCAGTTCTGGAAGTACCTCGAGCACCGCGGCCTGATCCCCAAGAGCGACCGCAAGATCTGGTGCTTCCTCGGCGACGGCGAGACCGACGAGCCGGAGAGCCTGGGCGCGATCGCGCTGGCCGGCCGCGAGGGCCTGGACAACCTGATCTTCGTGATCAACTGCAACCTGCAGCGGCTGGACGGCCCGGTGCGCGGCAACGGCAAGATCATCCAGGAGCTGGAGGGCGTGTTCCGCGGCGCCGGCTGGAACGCCATCAAGGTGGTCTGGGGCAGCTACTGGGATCCGCTCCTGGCGCGTGACACCAGCGGTACCCTGCGCAAGCTGATGATGGAAACCGTCGATGGCGAGTACCAGGCCTGCAAGGCGTTCGGCGGCAAGTACACGCGCGAGCACTTCTTCAACAAGTATCCGGAAACCGCGCAGCTGGTCGCCAACCTGTCCGACGACGACATCTGGCGCCTCAACCGCGGTGGCCATGACCCGCACAAGGTCTACGCGGCCTACCACCAGGCGGTGAACACCCAGGGCATGCCGACGGTGATCCTGGCCAAGACCGTCAAGGGCTACGGCATGGGTGCGGCCGGCGAGTCGCAGAACCCGACCCACCAGCAGAAGAAGCTGGATGCCGATGCCGTGCGCCACTTCCGCGACCGCTTCAACATCCCGGTGCCGGACGAAAAGCTGGCCGACGTGCCGTACTACCACCCGGGCAAGGACTCGCCGGAAGTGCAGTACATGCTCGAGCGCCGCAAGGCGCTGGGCGGTTCGCTTCCGCAGCGTCGCCGCAAGGCCGACCAGAAGATCACTGCGCCGGAGCTGTCGGCCTTCGAGCAGATCACCAAGGGCTCGGGCGAGCGCGAGATCTCCACCACCATGGCGCTGGTGCGCGGCATGAACCTGCTGCTGCGCGACAAGCAGCTGGGCGAGCGCGTGGTGCCGATCGTCGCCGACGAGGCGCGCACCTTCGGCATGGAGGGCATGTTCCGGCAGATCGGCATCTATGCGCCGTTCGGCCAGAAGTACCGCCCGCAGGATGCCGACCAGCTGCTGTACTACCGCGAGGACATCAAGGGCCAGGTGCTGCAGGAAGGCATCTCCGAGGCCGGCGGCATGGGCGCCTGGATGGCCGCGGCCACCAGCTACAGCATCTCCAACGTGGCGATGCTGCCGTTCTTCATCTACTACTCGATGTTCGGCTTCCAGCGCATCGGCGACATGTGCTGGGCGGCGGGCGACATGCGCGCGCGCGGCTTCCTGGTCGGCGGCACCGCCGGCCGCACCACGCTGAACGGCGAAGGCTTGCAGCACGAGGACGGCCATTCGCACCTGATGTCCGGTGCGATCCCGAACGTGAAGTCCTACGACCCGACCTTCTCCTACGAGGTGGCGGTGATCCTGCAGGACGGCACCCGCCGGATGATGCAGGAGCAGGAAGACGTCTACTACTACCTGACCGTGATGAACGAGAACTACCAGCACCCGGACATGCCGGCCGGTTGCGAGGAAGGGATCATCAAGGGCATGTACCTGTTCCGCGACTGCGGCGTGTCGACCAATGGGAACGGCAAGGGCAAGGGCAAGGCGAAGGCGCCGTGCGTGCAGCTGCTTGGCTCGGGCACGATCCTGCGCGAGGTGATCGCCGCCGCCGAACTGCTGGAGAAGGATTTCGGCGTGCACGCCGACATCTGGTCCTGCCCCAGCTTCATCGAGCTGCGTCGCGACGGCTTCGATGCCGAGCGCTGGAACCGCCTGCATCCGGAAGCCGAGCAGCGCGTGCCGTACGTCACCGGCCTGCTGCAGGACCGCGCCGGTCCGGTGGTGGCCGCGACCGACTACGTGCGCGAGTTCGCCGACCAGATCCGCGCCTTCATCCCCGAAGGCAAGCGCTACACGGTGCTCGGTACCGACGGTTTCGGCCGCTCGGACACCCGCGCCCACCTGCGCGACTTCTTCGAGGTGGATCGCTACTGGATCGCCCACGCCGCGCTGGCCGCGCTGGCGAAGGACGGCCTGGTCAACGCCAAGGACGTGGCCCGCGCGATCAAGGAGTACAAGCTCGATCCGGAGAAGCCGAACCCGATCACCCAGTGA
- a CDS encoding NADP-dependent malic enzyme encodes MANPPEELKHAALEYHRLCPPGKIKVSATKPMVTQRDLALAYSPGVAYACEAIVENPNAASELTARGNLVAVITNGTAVLGLGDIGPLAGKPVMEGKGVLFQKFAGIDVFDIELNEHDPDKLVDIIAAMEPTFGGINLEDIKAPECFIVERKLRERMKIPVFHDDQHGTAIIVGAAVLNALEVVGKDIGSVKVATTGAGAAGIACLDMLVALGVKKEHITAFDRDGVIYTGREHLDPDKARYARDTDKRTLADIVAGADVFLGLSAGGILKPEMVATMADKPVILALANPNPEISPADAKAVRPDCIVATGRSDYPNQVNNALCFPYIFRGALDVGATGINEAMKLACVRAIAQLAREEAADLGSAYGEDIPSFGPDYLIPRPFDPRLLVMLAPAVAQAAMDSGVATRPIADMDAYREKLGQFIYRTSLIMKPVYERARADRKRVAYAEGEEEVVLRAVQTVVDEKLAHPILIGRPDVIEARIQRLGLRLRQGVDFELTNIHDDPRFNDYWQQYHTLTERRGVTPAAAKNLMRSRHTLIAAMMVERGEADAMICGLVGRYHKKLGYLRSVFGLDPGVQCTSAMSAVINDRGAWFFVDTHVQCDPTAEQIAEATLQASYRLKLFGIEPKVALLSHSNYGSHENASAAKMRRVYQILKERYPKLEMDGEMQADTAWDEVLRRRMFPHTTLTGRANLFVLPNLDAANIVYNMVRVMTDGVAIGPILMGVDKAAHILTPASTARRVVNMTAVAAVDAQIRAAQGERRG; translated from the coding sequence ATGGCCAATCCCCCCGAGGAACTCAAGCACGCCGCGCTCGAATACCACCGGCTGTGCCCGCCCGGCAAAATCAAGGTCAGCGCGACCAAGCCGATGGTCACCCAGCGCGACCTGGCACTGGCCTACTCGCCCGGCGTGGCCTACGCCTGCGAAGCCATCGTGGAGAATCCCAACGCGGCGAGCGAGCTCACCGCGCGCGGCAACCTGGTGGCGGTGATCACCAACGGCACCGCGGTGCTGGGGCTGGGCGACATCGGCCCGCTGGCCGGCAAGCCGGTGATGGAAGGCAAGGGCGTGCTGTTCCAGAAGTTCGCCGGCATCGACGTGTTCGACATCGAGCTCAACGAGCACGACCCGGACAAGCTGGTCGACATCATCGCGGCGATGGAGCCGACCTTCGGCGGCATCAACCTCGAGGACATCAAGGCGCCGGAGTGCTTCATCGTCGAGCGCAAGCTGCGCGAGCGGATGAAGATCCCGGTGTTCCACGACGACCAGCACGGCACCGCGATCATCGTCGGCGCCGCCGTGCTCAACGCGCTGGAAGTGGTCGGCAAGGACATCGGCAGCGTCAAGGTCGCCACCACTGGCGCCGGCGCGGCCGGCATCGCCTGCCTGGACATGCTGGTCGCGCTGGGCGTGAAGAAGGAGCACATCACCGCGTTCGACCGCGACGGCGTGATCTACACCGGCCGCGAGCATCTGGACCCGGACAAGGCGCGCTACGCGCGCGACACCGACAAGCGCACGCTGGCCGACATCGTCGCCGGCGCCGACGTGTTCCTGGGCCTGTCGGCTGGCGGCATCCTGAAGCCGGAGATGGTCGCCACCATGGCCGACAAGCCGGTGATCCTGGCGCTGGCCAATCCGAACCCGGAGATCTCGCCGGCCGACGCCAAGGCGGTGCGCCCGGACTGCATCGTCGCCACCGGTCGATCGGACTATCCGAACCAGGTCAACAACGCGCTGTGCTTTCCGTACATCTTCCGCGGCGCGCTGGATGTCGGTGCCACCGGCATCAACGAGGCGATGAAGCTGGCCTGCGTGCGCGCCATCGCGCAGCTGGCGCGAGAAGAGGCGGCGGACCTCGGCAGCGCCTATGGCGAGGACATCCCCTCGTTCGGCCCGGATTACCTGATCCCGCGCCCGTTCGACCCGCGCCTGCTGGTGATGCTGGCGCCGGCCGTGGCGCAGGCGGCGATGGACTCGGGTGTGGCCACCCGGCCGATCGCCGACATGGACGCCTACCGCGAGAAGCTCGGCCAGTTCATCTACCGCACCAGCCTGATCATGAAGCCGGTGTACGAGCGTGCCCGCGCCGACCGCAAGCGCGTGGCCTACGCCGAGGGCGAGGAAGAGGTGGTGCTGCGCGCGGTGCAGACGGTGGTCGACGAGAAGCTGGCCCACCCGATCCTGATCGGCCGCCCGGACGTGATCGAGGCGCGCATCCAGCGCCTCGGCCTGCGCCTGCGTCAGGGGGTGGATTTCGAACTCACCAACATCCACGACGATCCGCGCTTCAACGACTACTGGCAGCAGTACCACACGCTGACCGAGCGTCGCGGCGTGACCCCGGCGGCGGCGAAGAACCTGATGCGTTCCCGGCACACGCTGATCGCCGCGATGATGGTCGAGCGCGGCGAGGCCGATGCGATGATCTGCGGCCTGGTCGGGCGCTACCACAAGAAGCTCGGCTACCTGCGCAGCGTGTTCGGGCTGGACCCGGGCGTGCAGTGCACCTCGGCGATGTCGGCGGTGATCAACGACCGCGGCGCCTGGTTCTTCGTCGACACCCACGTGCAGTGCGACCCGACCGCCGAGCAGATCGCCGAGGCCACGCTGCAGGCCAGCTACCGGCTCAAGCTGTTCGGCATTGAGCCGAAGGTGGCGCTGCTGTCGCATTCCAACTACGGCAGCCACGAGAACGCCAGCGCGGCGAAGATGCGCAGGGTCTACCAGATCCTCAAGGAGCGCTATCCGAAGCTGGAGATGGACGGCGAGATGCAGGCCGACACCGCGTGGGACGAGGTGCTGCGCCGGCGGATGTTCCCGCATACCACGCTGACCGGTCGCGCCAACCTGTTCGTGCTGCCCAATCTGGACGCCGCCAACATCGTCTACAACATGGTGCGGGTGATGACCGACGGCGTGGCGATCGGCCCGATCCTGATGGGCGTGGACAAGGCGGCGCACATCCTGACCCCGGCCTCCACCGCCCGCCGCGTGGTCAACATGACCGCCGTGGCCGCGGTGGATGCGCAGATCCGCGCCGCGCAGGGCGAACGTCGGGGCTGA
- a CDS encoding flavohemoglobin expression-modulating QEGLA motif protein produces the protein MSPPPAEVPPGLARYAALDQRLLAAVRPIRILPTVAWPASLEDRMIGDYAAGRLALPQVRYGPPDLSAARAELVAIEREAGHEDPLGDYLCRTAESWRIAAEMLEAAGTAGVTAPSIVLYGHPGDLIPGSSKSNLDAARYFVDLADELGADLLADEVAGTIAAEQLRGELAQTLDGFFGAGVIAVEVDPELTAKAAAGATRIRLRGGTTFTDYDRHQLLAHEAYVHSLTALNGRAQPLLASLARTSPRVTATQEGLAVFAELMSGAIDISRLKRISLRILAIDMALRGADFVEVYRFFLERGQSVADSFHSAQRVFRGVPPTGGAVFAKDNVYLSGLLAVHTFFRWALKQRRMDLLRHLFAGKLALHDVVALEPHFTSGAIVAPRWLPPWMQHVHGLAGKLAFSLFVNRIHMGRVQAEELSLGL, from the coding sequence ATGAGCCCGCCGCCTGCGGAGGTTCCGCCCGGGCTGGCGCGCTACGCCGCGCTCGACCAGCGTCTGCTGGCCGCGGTGCGGCCGATCCGCATCCTGCCCACCGTCGCCTGGCCGGCGTCGCTCGAGGACCGCATGATCGGTGACTATGCGGCTGGCCGACTGGCCTTGCCGCAGGTGCGTTACGGGCCGCCGGACCTGTCGGCCGCCCGTGCGGAGCTGGTGGCGATCGAGCGCGAGGCGGGACATGAGGATCCGCTGGGCGACTACCTCTGCCGCACCGCCGAGTCGTGGCGGATCGCCGCCGAAATGCTCGAGGCGGCGGGCACGGCAGGCGTCACCGCGCCTTCGATCGTCCTGTATGGCCATCCGGGCGACCTGATCCCGGGCAGCAGCAAGAGCAACCTCGACGCCGCCCGCTACTTCGTCGACCTGGCCGACGAGCTGGGTGCCGATCTGCTGGCCGACGAGGTTGCCGGGACCATCGCGGCGGAACAGCTGCGCGGCGAGCTTGCGCAGACCCTGGACGGCTTCTTCGGCGCGGGCGTGATCGCGGTGGAGGTGGATCCGGAGCTCACCGCCAAGGCGGCGGCTGGGGCGACCCGCATCCGGCTGCGGGGCGGCACCACGTTCACCGACTACGACCGCCACCAGTTGCTGGCGCACGAGGCCTACGTCCACTCGCTGACCGCCCTGAACGGTCGTGCGCAGCCGCTGCTGGCTTCGCTGGCGCGCACATCGCCACGGGTCACGGCCACCCAGGAAGGTCTGGCCGTGTTCGCCGAGCTGATGTCCGGCGCCATCGACATTTCGCGACTGAAGCGCATCAGCCTGCGCATCCTGGCGATCGACATGGCGCTGCGCGGGGCGGATTTCGTCGAGGTCTACCGCTTCTTCCTGGAACGCGGCCAGAGCGTGGCGGACAGCTTCCACTCGGCCCAGCGCGTGTTCCGCGGCGTGCCGCCCACCGGCGGTGCGGTGTTCGCCAAGGACAATGTGTACCTGTCCGGGCTGCTGGCGGTGCACACGTTCTTCCGCTGGGCGCTGAAGCAGCGCCGGATGGACCTGCTGCGCCACCTGTTCGCCGGCAAGCTGGCGCTGCACGACGTGGTCGCGCTCGAACCGCATTTCACCTCCGGCGCGATCGTCGCGCCGCGCTGGCTGCCGCCGTGGATGCAGCACGTACACGGCCTCGCCGGCAAGCTGGCGTTCTCGCTGTTCGTCAACCGCATCCACATGGGTCGGGTGCAGGCCGAGGAACTGTCGCTGGGCCTGTGA
- the rsgA gene encoding ribosome small subunit-dependent GTPase A yields the protein MSEATLIDRLRHIGWRGESLPSGGLRLARVVAQHRAGYELHDGEHLFGAQPAGHFLKRGLDPAERPAVGDFVEFEPGAPPHIQKVLARRTVLSRAAAGERYERQVIATNIDYVLVLTGLDGDFNPSRIERYLSLIEDSGARPVVLLSKLDLTEDAADRVAELRGRLPGEVPMHAINGKDPASIAVLAEYLRPGDSAVLVGSSGAGKSTLTNTLLGVDRMATSAVRAHDSRGRHTTTHRALLQLPTGGCLIDTPGMRELKLTGDENLDLFADIDELAELCRFADCGHGSEPGCAVQEALDNGALSAERWRNYLKLRDEREDQAATLEARLRRQRGGRPIDRPHGHRGQRERD from the coding sequence ATGAGCGAAGCCACCCTAATCGACCGACTGCGCCATATCGGCTGGCGCGGCGAATCCCTCCCCTCTGGTGGATTGCGGCTGGCCCGCGTGGTGGCCCAGCACCGTGCCGGCTACGAGCTGCACGATGGCGAGCACCTGTTCGGTGCCCAGCCGGCCGGCCATTTCCTCAAGCGTGGACTGGATCCCGCCGAGCGGCCGGCGGTGGGTGATTTCGTCGAGTTCGAGCCGGGGGCCCCGCCGCACATCCAGAAAGTGCTGGCGCGGCGCACCGTGCTCTCGCGTGCGGCCGCCGGCGAGCGCTACGAGCGTCAGGTGATCGCCACCAACATCGACTACGTGCTGGTGCTCACCGGCCTGGATGGCGACTTCAATCCATCGAGGATCGAGCGCTACCTGTCGCTGATCGAGGACTCAGGTGCCCGTCCGGTAGTGCTGCTGAGCAAGCTGGATCTGACCGAGGATGCGGCCGATCGTGTCGCCGAGCTGCGTGGCCGCCTGCCCGGCGAGGTGCCGATGCATGCCATCAACGGCAAGGATCCGGCCAGTATCGCCGTGCTGGCGGAGTATCTGCGCCCGGGCGACAGCGCGGTGCTGGTCGGCTCGTCCGGAGCGGGCAAGTCCACTCTCACCAACACCCTGCTGGGGGTGGACCGCATGGCGACCAGCGCCGTGCGCGCCCACGACAGTCGGGGACGCCACACCACCACCCATCGCGCCTTGCTGCAGCTGCCGACCGGCGGCTGCCTGATCGACACGCCGGGCATGCGCGAACTCAAGCTCACCGGCGACGAGAACCTGGACCTGTTCGCCGACATCGACGAGCTGGCCGAGTTGTGCCGCTTTGCCGACTGCGGCCACGGTAGCGAGCCGGGGTGCGCGGTGCAGGAAGCACTGGACAACGGCGCGCTGTCCGCCGAGCGCTGGCGCAACTACCTGAAGCTGCGCGACGAACGCGAAGACCAGGCCGCCACGCTCGAGGCGCGCCTGCGTCGCCAGCGCGGCGGCCGGCCGATCGACCGCCCGCATGGCCATCGCGGCCAGCGCGAGCGCGACTGA